In Candidatus Methylacidithermus pantelleriae, a genomic segment contains:
- the mobB gene encoding molybdopterin-guanine dinucleotide biosynthesis protein B, translating into MALPLESYPVIGFVGWSGSGKTTLLKEIVRRLREQGRKVAVIKHAHHSFDVDHPGKDSYELRHAGARKVLVASRLRWALMVETPEGEEPDLGKLLTIVGQDPPDLILVEGFKRFPYPKVEVYRPSLGLPPLYSKDPHVVAVASPSPERELPAGVTWLNLNEPQEVLAFIERRLKDRVVPS; encoded by the coding sequence ATGGCTCTACCCTTGGAATCGTATCCGGTGATCGGGTTTGTGGGATGGAGTGGTTCAGGCAAAACCACCCTTCTTAAGGAGATCGTTCGCCGGTTGCGCGAGCAAGGAAGAAAAGTTGCGGTCATCAAGCACGCTCACCATTCCTTTGATGTAGATCATCCCGGCAAGGATAGTTACGAGCTCCGACACGCGGGAGCGCGGAAGGTTCTTGTAGCTTCCCGGCTTCGGTGGGCTCTGATGGTCGAAACGCCGGAAGGAGAGGAACCAGACTTGGGAAAACTTCTGACGATCGTAGGGCAAGACCCCCCTGATCTCATCCTGGTGGAAGGGTTTAAGAGATTCCCTTACCCCAAGGTGGAGGTTTATCGTCCCTCTTTGGGCTTGCCTCCACTCTATTCCAAGGATCCCCACGTGGTCGCCGTGGCTTCCCCTTCTCCGGAAAGGGAGCTTCCCGCGGGCGTAACCTGGCTTAATCTCAACGAACCGCAAGAAGTTCTGGCGTTTATCGAGAGAAGGCTCAAAGACCGCGTCGTCCCATCCTAA
- the ftsH gene encoding ATP-dependent zinc metalloprotease FtsH, with amino-acid sequence MLFFILSIAFVAAAYYLSLNQGIGIEQKTLPQLRQLLDEGRVKSLTFVRDTSGGQTYLEGTYLRPHSPTDPELTLVPFRTVVDLEFNRDLQNLLASKGFPDVEVKIVHNFWGQALMSVLPFVLFILALYFLFRQQIRMAGRSAFTFGKSRARLLSGGKTKVTFKDVAGIEEAKEEVQEIVEFLKNPKKFQRLGGRIPKGVLLVGPPGTGKTLLAKAIAGEADVPFFSISGSDFVEMFVGVGAARVRDMFEQARRNAPCIVFIDEIDAVGRSRGTGLGGGHDEREQTLNALLVEMDGIESSEGVIVMAATNRKDVLDPALLRPGRFDREVHVFLPDIQGREQILRVHSQKTKLDSNVDLRALARGTAGFSGAELANLINEAALLAAKKNKEAITQAELEEARDKVRWGKERRSMAMTEEDKRRTAYHEAGHAVLNVLLEHTDPLHKVTIIPRGPALGVTMMLPETDKYNAKKKELLDNLCVCMGGRVAEEIFLGDITSGASNDIRQATAFARRMVCEWGMSEKLGTVHYSDDPTLVFLGRDLGTARGYSEATAQEIDKEVKNFIDQAYQRATELLLAHRDKVEALANALLEYETLDGSHVVEIVRHGRLLNPPPKNVPPPVLTTPPPEPAPLPKKKGTDEEKGGLLPGLEGVPA; translated from the coding sequence ATGCTCTTTTTTATCCTCTCCATTGCTTTTGTGGCGGCGGCCTATTACCTGAGCTTAAACCAGGGAATTGGCATCGAACAAAAGACTCTTCCCCAGCTCCGGCAGCTTTTGGATGAGGGACGTGTCAAAAGTCTCACCTTTGTCCGGGATACATCGGGCGGCCAGACCTATCTTGAAGGGACGTACCTGCGACCCCATAGCCCCACGGATCCCGAGCTTACCCTGGTTCCTTTCCGAACGGTGGTGGATTTAGAATTTAACCGGGACCTGCAAAACCTTCTGGCCTCCAAGGGGTTCCCAGACGTTGAAGTCAAGATCGTTCATAACTTTTGGGGTCAGGCTCTTATGAGCGTACTCCCCTTTGTCCTGTTTATTCTAGCCCTGTACTTCCTTTTCCGGCAGCAGATCCGGATGGCGGGTCGTTCTGCCTTTACGTTTGGGAAGAGCCGCGCCCGGCTCCTAAGCGGGGGTAAAACCAAAGTGACGTTCAAAGACGTCGCCGGGATTGAAGAAGCCAAAGAAGAAGTTCAGGAAATCGTCGAATTTCTCAAAAATCCCAAGAAGTTCCAGCGACTCGGCGGGCGGATCCCCAAGGGGGTGCTTCTGGTCGGACCTCCGGGAACGGGAAAGACTCTCTTGGCCAAGGCGATTGCCGGTGAAGCAGATGTGCCCTTCTTTAGCATCAGCGGGTCGGATTTTGTGGAAATGTTTGTCGGGGTGGGAGCCGCGCGCGTCCGCGATATGTTCGAACAAGCCCGGCGCAACGCTCCGTGCATCGTTTTTATTGACGAGATTGATGCTGTGGGCCGAAGCCGCGGAACGGGCCTTGGAGGCGGCCATGACGAGCGAGAGCAGACCCTCAACGCGCTTCTGGTCGAAATGGACGGGATTGAGTCCAGTGAAGGGGTTATTGTTATGGCAGCGACCAACCGGAAGGATGTTCTTGATCCGGCCCTTTTGCGTCCCGGACGGTTTGATCGCGAAGTCCATGTTTTCCTTCCTGATATCCAGGGCCGGGAGCAGATCCTTCGGGTGCACTCGCAAAAGACCAAACTTGATTCCAACGTGGATCTTCGAGCTTTAGCCCGCGGGACGGCCGGGTTTTCGGGCGCAGAGCTGGCTAACCTCATCAATGAGGCTGCCCTTCTTGCGGCCAAAAAGAACAAGGAGGCTATTACCCAGGCCGAGCTGGAGGAAGCCCGGGACAAGGTGCGTTGGGGTAAAGAACGGCGCAGCATGGCCATGACCGAAGAGGACAAACGGCGAACCGCTTACCACGAAGCCGGCCATGCGGTTTTAAACGTCCTTTTAGAGCACACGGATCCCTTGCACAAGGTGACCATTATTCCCCGAGGTCCTGCTCTGGGGGTGACTATGATGCTTCCCGAGACGGACAAATATAACGCAAAGAAAAAGGAGCTCTTGGACAATCTCTGTGTCTGCATGGGGGGTCGGGTGGCGGAAGAAATTTTTCTGGGTGACATTACCAGCGGTGCTTCGAACGATATCCGGCAAGCAACCGCCTTTGCCCGGAGGATGGTCTGCGAATGGGGAATGAGCGAGAAGCTGGGCACAGTCCACTATTCTGACGATCCTACGCTTGTGTTTCTGGGAAGGGATTTAGGAACGGCACGAGGCTATAGTGAGGCCACCGCCCAGGAAATCGATAAGGAGGTGAAAAACTTTATCGACCAGGCCTATCAGCGAGCCACGGAGCTTTTGCTTGCCCATCGCGACAAGGTGGAAGCTCTGGCCAATGCGCTCCTGGAGTACGAAACCCTGGATGGATCTCACGTGGTCGAGATTGTCCGCCACGGACGGTTACTCAACCCACCTCCCAAGAATGTTCCTCCTCCGGTCCTGACCACACCCCCTCCGGAACCAGCCCCGCTTCCCAAGAAAAAGGGCACCGATGAGGAAAAAGGGGGTCTTTTGCCCGGACTGGAGGGAGTTCCTGCCTAG
- the mqnE gene encoding aminofutalosine synthase MqnE: MEDSLYQSLKGAGLEDIGEKVCEGKRISEEDALRLFDCPDLHAVGRLADYACHRKQGAVATYIVNRYLNYSNICILSCRFCAFYRREGEEGAFTFSIEKLVEEAEHSYRQGIREIHCVGGLHPKLPFDYYLALVREIKKACPGIQLKAFTAIEIRHLACRIARLPIEQTLQQLKDAGLDALTGGGAEIFHPEIRNQICRGKETAEEWLEVHRIWHKLGQRSTATMLYGHIEQVSHRVDHLRRLRELQDETGGFTAFVPLPYQPDGSGRLPVVRKTSLLDQLRTIAVSRLYLDNFDHITAYWLSMGLAGAQVALAFGADDLHGTLQEERIYHMAGATTPQGTTARKLERLIREAGRIPVQRDTFYRVVPAGERKELERSSQQDSNGRKEKKMGRLSNPKAS; encoded by the coding sequence ATGGAAGACTCTCTGTACCAGAGCCTAAAAGGTGCGGGACTGGAGGATATCGGGGAGAAGGTTTGTGAGGGAAAACGGATCTCCGAGGAGGATGCCCTTCGGCTTTTTGATTGCCCCGACCTCCACGCGGTGGGCCGGCTAGCGGATTACGCATGCCACCGGAAACAGGGGGCTGTGGCTACCTACATCGTCAATCGTTACCTGAACTATTCTAATATATGCATCCTCTCCTGTCGGTTCTGCGCCTTCTATCGAAGGGAGGGTGAAGAGGGGGCCTTTACCTTCTCGATCGAGAAGCTGGTAGAAGAGGCAGAGCACAGTTACCGGCAAGGCATTAGGGAAATTCATTGCGTCGGAGGTCTTCACCCCAAGCTCCCCTTCGATTACTACCTGGCGCTGGTCAGGGAGATCAAAAAAGCGTGCCCAGGAATCCAGCTGAAAGCCTTTACCGCCATTGAAATCCGTCATCTGGCCTGTCGTATTGCTCGGCTTCCCATTGAACAAACTCTCCAACAGTTGAAGGATGCGGGGCTTGATGCGCTCACCGGAGGGGGTGCGGAAATTTTTCATCCGGAAATCCGCAACCAGATCTGCCGCGGTAAAGAAACCGCCGAGGAGTGGCTCGAAGTTCACCGGATCTGGCACAAGCTAGGACAACGAAGCACCGCCACTATGCTCTACGGTCACATTGAACAGGTTTCCCATCGTGTCGACCACCTGCGCCGGCTTCGAGAGCTTCAGGACGAAACCGGTGGGTTTACCGCCTTTGTCCCCCTTCCTTACCAGCCGGATGGAAGCGGGCGCCTTCCGGTCGTCCGGAAAACCAGCCTACTGGACCAGCTTCGAACGATCGCCGTTAGCCGGCTCTACCTCGACAACTTTGACCATATTACCGCCTATTGGCTGAGCATGGGACTGGCAGGAGCCCAGGTGGCCCTAGCGTTTGGAGCCGACGATCTCCATGGGACACTGCAAGAAGAGCGGATCTATCACATGGCTGGGGCTACCACTCCCCAAGGGACAACGGCCCGAAAGCTCGAGCGACTCATCCGGGAAGCGGGCAGAATCCCAGTGCAGCGGGACACTTTCTATCGGGTCGTGCCGGCGGGGGAAAGGAAGGAGTTGGAAAGGAGTTCCCAGCAAGATTCAAACGGCAGAAAAGAAAAAAAGATGGGAAGGCTTTCCAATCCAAAAGCTTCCTAA
- a CDS encoding UbiA-like polyprenyltransferase: MIVEKIQKLLRLIKFSHTLFALPFALSSMLVASRGLPPLRTTLLILLAMVGARTAAMAFNRYADWDYDRVNPRTKERAELATRTETLILCGAGLAIFFAASAALNRVCLLLAPLAACIFLGYSLTKRFTPFSHAFLGLALALAPLGAWAAVRQELASPIPYLLALAVFFWTFGFDLVYATLDVSVDQKLGLYSFPACFGVRPSLVVAIVLHGLAWIAWSAFGMAAHLSWPYFTALLAVSFALAYEHLLCSSGDPVRVQHAFFHVNSAVSLLLFAGVALSLAIENWPW, from the coding sequence ATGATCGTAGAAAAGATCCAGAAACTCCTTCGACTCATTAAATTTAGCCACACCCTTTTCGCCCTCCCGTTTGCCCTCTCTTCAATGCTGGTCGCCTCCCGTGGCTTGCCGCCCCTCCGAACCACCCTCCTCATTCTTTTGGCGATGGTAGGTGCTCGAACGGCCGCCATGGCCTTTAACCGGTACGCCGACTGGGACTACGACCGCGTGAATCCCCGGACAAAAGAGCGTGCAGAACTTGCGACCCGAACGGAAACGCTCATCCTTTGCGGAGCGGGTCTAGCGATATTTTTTGCCGCTTCCGCAGCCTTAAATCGTGTGTGCCTCCTTTTGGCTCCCCTGGCCGCCTGTATCTTTTTGGGCTACTCGTTGACCAAACGTTTCACACCCTTTTCCCACGCGTTTCTTGGCCTTGCGCTTGCCTTGGCTCCCCTTGGGGCTTGGGCGGCCGTCCGGCAAGAGCTCGCTTCGCCCATCCCTTATCTTCTGGCGCTGGCTGTCTTTTTCTGGACTTTTGGCTTTGACCTCGTTTATGCGACACTGGACGTGTCGGTCGATCAAAAACTGGGACTTTACTCTTTCCCGGCTTGCTTTGGAGTCCGCCCCAGCCTTGTGGTAGCCATCGTACTTCACGGGCTTGCCTGGATCGCATGGAGCGCTTTTGGGATGGCCGCTCATCTGAGCTGGCCGTATTTTACAGCCCTTTTGGCCGTAAGCTTCGCCCTTGCGTACGAGCATTTGCTCTGTAGTTCCGGCGATCCTGTACGGGTGCAACATGCGTTTTTCCACGTCAATAGCGCGGTATCGCTCCTTTTGTTTGCCGGCGTCGCTTTAAGCCTAGCTATCGAAAACTGGCCGTGGTAA